Proteins from a genomic interval of Desulfovibrio litoralis DSM 11393:
- a CDS encoding glycosyltransferase: MQNIQFSMNANPDLSGEKKLKIIQVVNVRWFNATAWYALFLSKLLKEAGHDVLVIGLKDTDSFRQAEKFGLKPISLDLNSSNPFKIFSTFFRLKKLIQTFQPDVINCHRGEGFVLFGLLKKILNSFVLIRTRGDQRLPKNNWINRILHVRVSDAVIATNQYMATHFLKEIKVSPENLYTIFGGVDNSKFYPALEYREEIRRRLGYKNSDFVLGLLGRFDLVKGQKELIKAVSLLHKKGLKQVKLLLLGFSTTLKEEEVRAWIKEEALEESVIITGKVDKINEYLQALDLGVVPSLWSETIARAALELMSVGIPTIGTTVGVMPDIFPHSALIPPNNIEKLAELIQKSMENKQFLTQIKEAEEIIIKKLSMESFLNTTLIIYYKALDNLHAKH, from the coding sequence ATGCAGAATATTCAATTTTCCATGAATGCCAATCCTGATTTAAGTGGCGAAAAAAAACTGAAAATTATTCAGGTTGTTAATGTGCGTTGGTTTAATGCAACGGCATGGTACGCTCTTTTTTTGTCAAAACTTTTGAAAGAAGCTGGGCATGATGTTTTGGTAATCGGTTTAAAAGATACCGATAGTTTTAGGCAAGCCGAAAAGTTTGGTCTTAAACCAATTAGTCTTGATTTAAACAGCTCTAATCCGTTTAAAATATTTTCAACATTTTTTCGTTTAAAAAAACTTATTCAAACTTTTCAACCTGATGTGATTAATTGTCATAGAGGAGAGGGGTTTGTTCTATTTGGTTTGTTAAAAAAAATCTTGAACAGCTTCGTTTTGATTCGTACTCGTGGTGATCAACGTTTGCCTAAAAATAATTGGATTAATCGTATTTTGCACGTGCGGGTTAGTGATGCCGTGATTGCGACCAATCAATATATGGCAACGCACTTTTTGAAAGAAATAAAAGTAAGTCCTGAAAATTTATATACAATTTTTGGCGGAGTAGACAATTCAAAATTTTATCCCGCTCTTGAATATAGAGAAGAAATACGCAGGCGTTTGGGATATAAAAACAGCGATTTTGTACTTGGCTTATTGGGGCGTTTTGACTTGGTTAAAGGACAAAAAGAATTAATTAAGGCCGTTTCGCTTTTACATAAAAAAGGTCTTAAACAAGTTAAATTGCTTTTATTGGGTTTTAGCACTACATTAAAAGAAGAAGAAGTCAGAGCTTGGATTAAAGAAGAGGCTTTGGAAGAAAGCGTAATTATTACAGGCAAGGTAGATAAGATTAATGAATATCTTCAAGCTCTTGATCTTGGCGTTGTACCTTCTTTGTGGTCAGAAACAATAGCCAGAGCCGCTTTAGAGTTGATGTCGGTTGGAATTCCGACAATTGGAACAACTGTTGGGGTTATGCCGGATATTTTTCCTCATTCGGCGTTGATTCCTCCGAATAATATTGAAAAGCTGGCGGAATTAATTCAAAAAAGTATGGAAAATAAACAGTTTTTAACTCAAATTAAAGAAGCTGAAGAAATCATAATTAAAAAGTTGAGCATGGAATCTTTTTTAAATACGACTTTGATAATATATTATAAAGCTCTTGATAATCTCCATGCGAAACATTAA
- the pth gene encoding aminoacyl-tRNA hydrolase, with amino-acid sequence MYSGLIVGLGNPGSEYNNTRHNFGFMLIDGIIRYAEEKGAAITRLSSKGKYELWKCQIQNQTWLLQKPLTFMNLSGEAVIPVLAYYKLKPEQLIVAHDELDLPLGRIKFQLGGGAAGHNGIKSILQCIGGVDFWRLRLGIGKNQVGSSAGYVLNNFYSEEKQSVEECLTNICDKFWKYFNKGFIELQKELNTKKP; translated from the coding sequence ATGTATAGTGGATTAATTGTCGGGCTTGGTAACCCCGGATCTGAATATAATAATACAAGACATAACTTTGGTTTTATGTTAATAGATGGTATCATTCGATATGCAGAAGAAAAAGGGGCGGCGATTACGCGACTAAGTTCCAAGGGTAAATATGAACTTTGGAAGTGTCAAATTCAAAACCAAACTTGGCTTTTACAAAAACCTTTGACTTTTATGAATCTTTCGGGTGAGGCTGTTATTCCTGTTTTAGCTTATTATAAATTAAAGCCGGAACAACTTATTGTTGCACATGATGAACTTGACCTGCCACTTGGACGTATTAAATTTCAACTTGGCGGAGGTGCAGCAGGGCATAATGGCATCAAATCAATACTTCAATGTATTGGTGGTGTTGACTTTTGGCGTTTACGTTTGGGAATAGGAAAAAACCAAGTCGGTTCAAGTGCCGGTTATGTTTTAAATAATTTTTATTCTGAAGAAAAACAGTCTGTTGAAGAGTGTTTAACCAATATTTGTGATAAGTTTTGGAAGTATTTTAATAAAGGTTTTATAGAGTTACAAAAAGAACTTAATACGAAAAAACCTTAA
- a CDS encoding flavodoxin family protein, whose protein sequence is MNSSISAVSLQNNALTNLALGISVSPRKLGNSDFAAEYFMQFFNQKQKHMDFLALRSFPVKACVSCGRCDQKNNLPCILDRSKPVETLESEKNILAFENRANYLADSEDNANFLFDKLFSVPALLICSPIYFYHVPALFKSLIDRSQYWWNRKLQGHERFATLPPKRLAYLILIAARPQGLRLFEGALVSLKYFLDIFNFELQTPLLLKGLDAKNALKNNPEALANIKQYAEFGAEQFSLETLL, encoded by the coding sequence ATGAATTCTTCCATATCAGCCGTATCTTTGCAAAATAATGCTTTAACAAATTTAGCTTTAGGCATTTCTGTTAGTCCAAGAAAATTGGGAAATTCAGATTTTGCCGCTGAATATTTCATGCAGTTTTTTAATCAAAAACAGAAGCACATGGACTTTTTGGCGTTGCGTTCTTTTCCTGTTAAAGCTTGTGTTTCTTGTGGTCGTTGTGATCAAAAAAATAATTTGCCTTGTATTTTGGATCGGTCAAAACCTGTTGAAACCCTTGAGTCTGAAAAAAATATTTTAGCGTTTGAAAATAGAGCTAATTATTTAGCCGATAGCGAAGACAACGCCAATTTTTTATTTGATAAGCTTTTTTCTGTTCCGGCTTTGTTGATTTGTTCGCCAATATATTTTTATCATGTTCCCGCTTTGTTTAAATCTTTGATTGATCGCAGTCAATATTGGTGGAATCGTAAATTGCAAGGGCATGAAAGATTTGCGACTTTACCGCCCAAGCGTTTGGCATATTTAATTTTAATCGCCGCTCGCCCTCAAGGGTTGCGTTTGTTTGAAGGGGCTTTAGTTAGCTTAAAATATTTTTTGGATATATTTAACTTTGAGTTGCAAACTCCTTTGTTGTTAAAGGGGTTAGACGCGAAAAATGCTTTAAAAAATAACCCCGAGGCTTTGGCGAATATTAAACAGTATGCGGAGTTTGGGGCAGAACAATTTTCTCTTGAAACGCTTTTGTAA
- the amrB gene encoding AmmeMemoRadiSam system protein B yields the protein MQNLSRKPIVSGRFYPDNAQELGGVVKRFLEVKSGVVIPEKPSLMTIIPHAGYLFSGVVAGATLGTAHLEKNCILLGPNHTGRGEALSVWPGGEWLSPLGAVPVNSSLAKAIIDAKLGFVADTEAHLGEHSLEVTLPFIQEKLCIQDKGICIPPHIVPICVASVDFETLKKAGQGLGKLIKKYNAQHSSPVSLIVSSDMSHYVSAKEASRLDSLALNEVLSLDPKGLFDVVNREKISMCGVAPAVLGLFAALELGASKAYKVAYTNSGETGSSFGATMDSVVGYAGIIVQ from the coding sequence ATGCAAAATTTATCTCGCAAACCTATAGTCAGCGGACGTTTTTATCCTGATAATGCTCAAGAATTAGGCGGGGTTGTAAAAAGATTTTTAGAAGTTAAAAGTGGTGTTGTTATTCCTGAAAAACCAAGCTTGATGACGATAATTCCTCACGCCGGTTATCTGTTTTCCGGAGTTGTCGCCGGAGCAACTTTGGGTACGGCACATTTAGAAAAAAATTGTATTTTACTCGGACCAAACCATACCGGACGAGGTGAGGCTTTATCGGTTTGGCCCGGCGGAGAATGGCTTAGCCCTTTAGGGGCGGTTCCCGTTAATTCTTCTTTGGCTAAAGCCATTATTGATGCAAAGCTGGGTTTTGTTGCTGATACTGAGGCTCATTTGGGAGAACATTCTTTAGAAGTAACCTTGCCTTTTATTCAAGAAAAATTGTGTATTCAAGATAAAGGCATTTGCATTCCCCCTCATATTGTTCCTATTTGTGTGGCGAGTGTTGATTTTGAAACCTTAAAAAAAGCCGGGCAAGGTCTTGGAAAACTTATTAAAAAGTATAATGCTCAACACTCTTCCCCTGTTTCCTTGATTGTAAGCTCTGATATGAGCCATTATGTTTCCGCCAAAGAAGCCAGTCGCCTTGATAGTTTGGCATTAAACGAAGTTTTGTCTCTCGATCCTAAGGGCTTGTTTGATGTGGTAAATCGTGAAAAAATAAGTATGTGCGGAGTTGCCCCTGCCGTGCTTGGTCTTTTTGCCGCTCTGGAACTTGGAGCGTCTAAAGCGTATAAGGTGGCTTATACAAACTCGGGCGAAACAGGAAGCAGTTTTGGTGCAACTATGGACAGCGTTGTCGGTTATGCCGGAATTATTGTGCAGTAG
- a CDS encoding DUF615 domain-containing protein produces the protein MRKKPAPKLPKPEDEILEKSRSQKKRESTAIQELGERLVALTKTGQGRARLKELVALELLDLDVYNALLELGALKTHEAKRRHMQYIGKMMRLCDLDKMLQISELIAKD, from the coding sequence ATGCGTAAAAAACCAGCTCCAAAACTTCCAAAACCAGAAGATGAAATTTTAGAAAAAAGCCGTTCTCAAAAAAAACGAGAAAGTACAGCGATCCAAGAGCTTGGCGAAAGACTCGTTGCTCTAACCAAAACAGGGCAGGGCAGGGCAAGGCTCAAAGAGCTTGTTGCTCTTGAATTGTTGGATTTGGACGTTTATAATGCCCTTCTTGAGCTTGGTGCTCTTAAAACTCACGAGGCAAAACGCAGGCATATGCAATATATTGGTAAGATGATGCGCCTTTGTGATTTGGATAAAATGCTTCAAATATCTGAACTTATAGCTAAAGATTAA
- a CDS encoding sulfide/dihydroorotate dehydrogenase-like FAD/NAD-binding protein: MPYLIKQKTILIEGQTCKMVIEAPHVASKAKPGNFVILRVSENGERFPLTIADVDQENGTIVLVFLIMGKSSALLYSLNEGDSIMDVCGPLGKPTHIEKCGTVVCVGGGTGIAAMHHIAKGHHAAGNHVVAIIGARSKDLLLFYDELSAFCPEVLVCTNDGSMGVQGLVTDILKARLEQDKNVAEVVAIGPVPMMQAVADCTRPFDVKTTVSLNPIMVDGIGMCGACRVEVDGKTKFACVDGPEFDGHLVDFNQLRQRLGAFKEQETLSFEEYKCRCNNG; encoded by the coding sequence ATGCCCTACCTGATAAAACAAAAAACCATACTTATAGAAGGTCAAACCTGTAAGATGGTTATAGAAGCACCCCATGTGGCTTCAAAAGCAAAACCGGGAAACTTTGTTATTTTAAGAGTTTCTGAAAACGGTGAGCGTTTTCCTCTTACTATTGCCGATGTTGACCAGGAAAACGGCACTATTGTTTTGGTATTTTTAATAATGGGTAAAAGCAGTGCGTTACTGTACTCCTTGAATGAAGGTGATTCAATCATGGACGTTTGTGGCCCTTTAGGAAAACCAACCCATATTGAAAAATGTGGAACTGTCGTTTGTGTCGGTGGTGGAACGGGTATTGCCGCCATGCACCATATCGCCAAAGGGCATCATGCCGCCGGAAACCACGTTGTTGCCATTATTGGTGCAAGAAGCAAAGACCTATTGCTTTTTTATGACGAATTGTCTGCTTTTTGTCCCGAAGTGTTAGTTTGCACAAATGACGGCAGTATGGGCGTTCAAGGTTTGGTTACGGATATTTTAAAAGCTAGACTGGAACAAGACAAAAACGTAGCCGAAGTCGTTGCTATCGGTCCTGTTCCGATGATGCAAGCTGTGGCTGATTGCACTCGTCCTTTTGACGTAAAAACAACAGTTAGTTTGAACCCAATTATGGTTGACGGAATTGGTATGTGCGGTGCGTGCCGTGTTGAAGTTGACGGAAAAACCAAATTTGCTTGTGTTGACGGACCTGAATTTGATGGTCATTTAGTTGACTTTAATCAGTTAAGACAGAGGCTTGGAGCTTTTAAAGAACAAGAAACCCTTTCTTTTGAAGAATATAAGTGTAGGTGTAACAATGGCTGA
- a CDS encoding helix-turn-helix domain-containing protein, whose protein sequence is MKKTTYTLSEAATLLSCHKETLRRAIKEGSLRAARLGRGWRISKVDLTAFWNEQGGGELFPKEESNSESNQDKKDMLDSVKNKEKQNKAAKANEPMQLTLPTS, encoded by the coding sequence ATGAAGAAGACAACCTATACCCTCAGCGAAGCTGCAACTTTATTAAGTTGCCATAAAGAGACCCTAAGAAGAGCAATAAAAGAAGGCTCTTTAAGGGCGGCTCGCTTAGGTAGAGGCTGGCGAATTTCTAAAGTTGATCTTACAGCATTTTGGAATGAACAAGGCGGAGGCGAACTTTTCCCCAAAGAAGAGTCTAATTCTGAATCAAACCAAGATAAAAAAGATATGCTTGATTCGGTCAAAAACAAAGAAAAACAAAACAAAGCCGCAAAGGCAAACGAGCCTATGCAGTTGACTCTTCCAACCAGTTAA
- a CDS encoding CarD family transcriptional regulator has protein sequence MFSLNELIVYPAQGVGRISAIENKTIGGSSLDFYIVCILGTKVTLMVPVKNAANIGLRSLCSREEALLILDSLNNDDGFVGYAGQNWNRRQREYSEKLKSGKLPDVCYVLKDISMIAKNKDLSFGERRIFEQAMNLLCSELSSVLDKEFIEIEKQVGGYLSLSVLVNDEIPQTT, from the coding sequence GTGTTTTCTTTAAATGAGCTTATTGTGTACCCTGCTCAGGGGGTTGGGCGTATTTCTGCTATTGAAAATAAAACAATAGGAGGAAGTTCGCTTGATTTTTATATTGTCTGTATTTTAGGCACGAAAGTAACCCTCATGGTTCCTGTGAAAAATGCCGCCAATATAGGTTTAAGAAGCTTATGTTCTCGTGAAGAGGCGTTGTTGATTTTAGATTCTTTAAACAATGATGATGGTTTTGTCGGTTATGCCGGTCAAAACTGGAATCGCCGCCAACGTGAATATAGCGAAAAATTAAAAAGTGGAAAGCTCCCCGATGTTTGTTATGTCTTAAAAGATATAAGCATGATCGCCAAAAACAAAGACTTGTCGTTTGGCGAACGTCGTATTTTTGAACAGGCAATGAACTTGCTTTGTTCCGAGCTTTCTTCGGTTTTGGATAAAGAATTTATTGAAATAGAAAAACAGGTTGGCGGATATTTATCTCTTAGCGTTTTAGTTAATGATGAAATTCCCCAAACTACTTAA
- a CDS encoding ComF family protein: protein MLLSKRFVLQCLSAVGLGERRCLCCGEPSKVQHFFLKGVAFDLALCDLCRSLLPCFHDFFEYELNGSDWCLTEKNIKPEKYDAKKNCASCFLPFFNNEHAMFSDGEEYKCLYCITKNTCWRDIYCYGEYTKTLRNLLLSAKFSNNLSALHLVGLLLAEAVLIKHQHKFGDKKFDWDFITAVPLHPKRLQKRGFNQSLELAKQLGKLFKLPVEQKALKRIVFTTPQAGLSQKQRRLNLVGSIQAGTLTSKKFINNFQGLTVLLVDDIFTTGTTLEHSAKALLEAGVKAVDIAVVAKTSMLSVKP from the coding sequence ATGTTGTTGAGTAAACGGTTTGTTCTGCAATGTTTAAGTGCTGTGGGTTTGGGGGAACGGCGTTGTCTTTGTTGCGGTGAACCTTCAAAAGTACAGCATTTTTTCTTGAAGGGTGTTGCTTTTGATTTGGCGTTATGTGATTTGTGTCGAAGCTTGCTACCTTGTTTTCATGATTTTTTTGAATATGAACTGAATGGTAGCGATTGGTGTTTGACTGAAAAAAATATTAAACCTGAAAAGTATGATGCAAAAAAGAACTGTGCTAGTTGTTTTTTGCCTTTTTTTAATAATGAACATGCGATGTTTTCAGATGGTGAAGAATATAAGTGTTTGTATTGCATAACAAAAAATACTTGTTGGCGAGATATTTATTGTTATGGTGAATATACAAAAACCCTTAGAAACTTATTGTTGTCAGCAAAGTTTTCAAATAATTTAAGTGCGTTACATCTTGTTGGGTTGTTGTTGGCGGAAGCTGTTTTAATAAAACATCAACATAAATTTGGCGATAAAAAATTTGATTGGGACTTTATCACCGCAGTTCCTCTTCACCCAAAAAGATTGCAAAAGCGTGGTTTTAATCAATCTTTAGAGCTTGCCAAACAACTTGGCAAACTTTTTAAGCTTCCTGTTGAACAAAAGGCTTTAAAGCGTATTGTTTTTACCACCCCGCAAGCAGGCTTAAGCCAAAAACAACGCAGGCTTAACCTTGTGGGTTCAATTCAGGCAGGGACTTTGACTTCTAAGAAGTTTATCAATAATTTTCAAGGCTTAACTGTTTTGTTGGTTGATGATATTTTTACAACCGGAACGACGTTGGAACATTCTGCAAAGGCTTTGTTGGAAGCGGGGGTAAAAGCTGTCGATATCGCTGTGGTTGCAAAAACTTCAATGCTTTCGGTTAAGCCGTAA
- the tgt gene encoding tRNA guanosine(34) transglycosylase Tgt, which produces MQKENIGTFKLLNKDNKARTGLFYTAHGVIQTPIFMPVGTVGTVKAIAPDDLDNIQAEIILGNTYHLHLRPGDELIKGFGGLHEFISWDKPILTDSGGYQAFSLSSLRKISEAGVEFRSHLNGAKLNFTPEKVIEIQRNLNSDIMMVLDECVAYGTDKEYTAKSIELTTRWAKRSRVYYPQNSGQNLLFAITQGGFFNDLRTESVEQLTCDDLFDGYAIGGVSVGEPKPEMYQLMEHTAPLLPETRPRYLMGVGTPLDIVYGIAQGVDMFDCVLPTRNARNGTLYTSLGKVNIKRKEFAEDKNSLDPNCSCYTCRTFSRAYLRHLFVSQELLAFRLNSLHNLTYFLNIVQKARQAINEKRYNAFLNEMIALYPDEAALGGIGLGV; this is translated from the coding sequence ATGCAAAAAGAGAATATCGGAACTTTTAAACTTCTTAATAAAGATAATAAAGCACGCACAGGGCTTTTTTATACGGCTCATGGTGTTATTCAAACTCCAATTTTTATGCCTGTTGGTACAGTCGGAACAGTAAAAGCGATTGCCCCCGATGATTTAGATAATATTCAGGCGGAAATTATTTTAGGAAATACCTACCACTTACATCTTAGACCGGGTGATGAACTCATTAAGGGTTTTGGTGGGTTACATGAGTTTATTTCTTGGGATAAACCAATTTTAACAGATAGCGGCGGTTATCAGGCTTTTAGCCTTTCCTCTTTGCGTAAAATAAGTGAAGCCGGCGTGGAATTTCGTTCTCATTTAAACGGAGCGAAACTTAATTTTACACCGGAAAAAGTTATTGAAATTCAACGCAATCTTAATTCTGATATTATGATGGTTTTAGACGAATGTGTTGCTTATGGAACAGATAAGGAATATACCGCAAAATCAATAGAATTAACAACTCGTTGGGCAAAACGTTCCAGAGTTTATTACCCTCAAAACAGCGGGCAAAACCTTTTATTTGCAATCACTCAGGGTGGCTTTTTTAATGACCTTAGAACGGAATCAGTAGAGCAGTTAACTTGTGATGATCTGTTTGATGGTTATGCGATTGGTGGTGTTTCTGTTGGAGAACCAAAGCCCGAAATGTATCAGTTGATGGAACATACGGCCCCTTTGTTGCCTGAAACACGTCCTCGTTATCTTATGGGAGTGGGAACTCCTTTGGATATTGTCTATGGAATCGCCCAAGGTGTTGATATGTTTGATTGTGTATTGCCAACTCGCAACGCACGCAACGGAACTTTGTATACCTCGCTTGGTAAGGTGAATATTAAACGCAAAGAGTTTGCTGAAGACAAAAACAGTCTTGATCCAAACTGTTCTTGCTATACCTGTAGAACCTTTAGTCGGGCTTATTTAAGGCATTTGTTTGTTAGTCAGGAGCTTTTGGCGTTTAGGCTTAACTCGTTACATAACTTGACGTATTTTTTGAATATTGTGCAAAAAGCCAGACAAGCGATTAATGAAAAAAGGTATAATGCCTTTTTAAACGAAATGATTGCTTTATATCCTGATGAAGCGGCTTTGGGTGGAATAGGGCTTGGGGTATAG
- the gltA gene encoding NADPH-dependent glutamate synthase — translation MADAKPKKAVLPRAEMPCQPAAQRVKNFDEVALGYTVEEALYEAKRCLQCKKAGCVKGCPVEVPIPQFIAELAKGNFAQAYKIIKSTNSLPAICGRVCPQENQCEGSCILNAKKEPVAIGRLERFVGDMAIRGENACELVDASNACRLTDENLKVACIGSGPSSLTVAGFLASRGIKVTVFEALHETGGVLVYGIPEFRLPKEKVVGPEVSALKALGVDFVTNYVGGRSFDIEDLFKQGYKAVYIGVGAGLPGFLNIPGENLSGVFSANEYLTRVNLGRAYEFPLYDTPTLRGKNVTVYGAGNVAMDAARTAKRLGAENVYIVYRRTEKEIPARHEELEHAIEEGIELKLLSAPIKFIGDENHRLAAVEIQKMQLGEPDASGRRSPVPVEGETFTLKTDLAIIAVGTRPNPILLEATHDLKLNKRGYIEVNPETNETSIPNVFAGGDIVTGAATVILAMGAGRLAAREIATRLIGKEAL, via the coding sequence ATGGCTGATGCAAAACCTAAAAAAGCTGTGTTGCCACGAGCTGAAATGCCTTGTCAGCCGGCGGCTCAAAGAGTAAAAAATTTTGATGAAGTGGCACTCGGATACACAGTTGAAGAAGCACTATACGAAGCTAAACGTTGTTTACAGTGTAAAAAAGCCGGTTGTGTAAAAGGTTGTCCCGTTGAAGTTCCTATTCCGCAATTTATTGCTGAACTTGCCAAAGGAAACTTTGCCCAAGCTTATAAAATTATAAAAAGTACCAATAGTTTACCGGCTATTTGCGGGCGTGTTTGCCCTCAGGAAAACCAATGTGAAGGTTCTTGTATTTTAAACGCCAAAAAAGAACCTGTTGCTATCGGGCGGTTAGAGCGTTTTGTCGGTGATATGGCGATTCGTGGAGAAAATGCCTGTGAATTGGTTGATGCCAGTAATGCTTGTAGGTTAACCGACGAAAATTTAAAGGTTGCTTGTATCGGAAGTGGTCCTTCAAGTTTGACCGTTGCCGGTTTTTTAGCCAGTCGTGGAATAAAAGTTACGGTTTTTGAAGCCTTACATGAAACAGGAGGAGTTTTAGTTTATGGAATTCCTGAGTTTCGTTTGCCTAAAGAAAAGGTTGTTGGCCCTGAAGTTTCGGCATTAAAAGCCCTTGGTGTTGATTTTGTAACCAACTATGTTGGCGGGCGTTCTTTTGATATCGAAGATTTATTTAAACAAGGCTATAAAGCTGTTTATATCGGTGTTGGTGCAGGTTTACCCGGCTTTTTAAATATTCCCGGTGAAAACTTGAGTGGCGTTTTTTCAGCCAATGAATATTTGACAAGGGTTAACCTTGGACGTGCTTATGAGTTTCCGCTTTATGATACGCCAACTTTACGCGGTAAAAACGTAACTGTTTACGGGGCGGGAAACGTAGCTATGGACGCCGCCAGAACCGCTAAACGTCTTGGTGCCGAAAACGTTTATATCGTTTATCGCAGAACGGAAAAAGAAATTCCTGCCAGACATGAAGAGTTAGAACACGCCATTGAAGAGGGTATAGAGTTAAAGCTTTTATCAGCTCCGATAAAGTTTATTGGAGATGAAAACCATAGGCTTGCGGCGGTTGAAATACAAAAAATGCAACTCGGTGAGCCTGATGCTTCGGGTAGACGTTCTCCCGTGCCTGTTGAGGGTGAGACTTTTACTTTGAAAACTGATTTAGCGATTATTGCTGTTGGAACTCGTCCTAATCCGATTTTACTTGAAGCGACTCATGACTTAAAGCTCAATAAACGCGGATATATTGAAGTAAATCCGGAAACTAACGAAACCTCAATCCCTAACGTGTTTGCCGGTGGTGATATCGTTACGGGTGCGGCGACGGTTATCTTGGCTATGGGAGCGGGACGCTTGGCAGCAAGAGAAATTGCTACGCGCTTGATCGGAAAAGAAGCATTATAA
- the cbiR gene encoding cobamide remodeling phosphodiesterase CbiR, whose protein sequence is MNSVEGFREKFVLVAPSWVIPGGIVENSMFLADKVDEVSLCFFELNSSLAYTEKDIPQSLALLPLSWQVHLPFDLPDKAEMAFENCLELLKKISFLRPKACVLHPFKGEGGVSELRCFLQLWQNLDFSVFIKPELWIENTEENDLIELFDLICEFDLGICFDLGHAVAYNQTELIRLITTEKHLTNRVRQVHISVIDKNIHASRHLELPSVNDVKWKNELAFFKPLLKKLAQGTRLQPEIFNWKKYINSVNRLNKYFD, encoded by the coding sequence TTGAACAGCGTTGAAGGGTTTAGGGAAAAATTTGTTTTAGTGGCTCCGTCTTGGGTAATTCCCGGTGGTATAGTTGAAAATTCAATGTTTTTAGCCGATAAAGTTGATGAAGTATCTTTGTGCTTTTTTGAATTGAACTCGTCTTTGGCGTATACAGAAAAAGATATTCCACAAAGCTTAGCCCTCTTGCCTCTTTCGTGGCAGGTGCATTTGCCTTTTGATTTGCCTGATAAAGCTGAAATGGCTTTTGAAAATTGTTTGGAGTTGTTAAAAAAAATCTCTTTTTTACGTCCAAAAGCTTGTGTTTTACACCCGTTTAAAGGTGAAGGCGGAGTAAGTGAGCTTCGTTGTTTCTTACAATTATGGCAAAACTTAGATTTTAGTGTTTTTATAAAACCTGAACTTTGGATTGAAAACACTGAAGAAAATGATCTTATTGAACTGTTCGATTTGATTTGTGAATTTGATTTGGGTATTTGTTTTGATCTTGGACACGCCGTTGCGTATAATCAAACAGAATTAATAAGGCTTATCACAACAGAAAAACATTTGACGAACAGGGTCAGGCAAGTGCATATTTCGGTAATTGATAAAAATATTCATGCTTCACGGCATTTGGAATTACCTTCCGTTAATGATGTAAAATGGAAAAACGAGTTGGCTTTTTTTAAGCCACTTTTAAAAAAATTAGCTCAAGGTACTAGATTACAGCCTGAAATTTTTAACTGGAAGAAATATATAAATTCGGTTAACAGATTAAATAAGTATTTTGATTAA